From the genome of Ptychodera flava strain L36383 chromosome 13, AS_Pfla_20210202, whole genome shotgun sequence:
GATGTGTGATTGCCTATCCTCATGTCAACATggttatttaaaaatgaaatatttatgtgcAAGATTGTGTATGAAGATGGTGTATAGATTATATATCTATGTAGAGGTTTTAGATCTTGGCATAAGGAATGTACAAAGTATCAACCATATCATTCTGTCAAACTGTCAAATTTCACATCTCAACATTTGTATTACTCACtatgtaataataattatataaaccgacaataaatgaaaatatgtacGTACACACGATGATGATGTTGTATTATTTTAAGACTATTCATTGATTGAACTGAGTTTAACATTCAGGTATTCATCAGGACTGTAGGTGCATTGGTCACGCAGGCTTTGTATAGCGCCCTCTTTAGTTAGAAAAAATTTGTGACATTCAACAGCTAGCTGGAGTTCACAGCATTTCTCTTATTTTACTGGCCAGTGGTTGAGTTTGATATGCAAGTCTGGTAAAATTTCTTCATAGAAATCTTTTATAAGTGCTTGTTAAAATGCTTGGTGCAAACAAAAACTGTCTTGCAATTTCTTATCACCGTATCATTTACATGGTATACTATCCTTTGAATACATGTATAAGGGGAGTGTACACAATAGCTTGCGGCAGGTGCGTCAACATTTCCAAAGCATGATACGGTGTTCCTCTTTATCATGCATCATACTTCAGTTACTTCTCCGTGAACATTGTGTAGCCTTAAAATTGGAAGGTTCCCATTTCTCAAATACGAAAACCTATCACAGAATTTAATCCATGCTCTGTAAATTTCAAATCGAGAAAATGAGCTTGCTATGCAAGTCTGTGAACGTTCAACCACCTCGCCTTAAATTTATAAATGCAGCCAATGTTGCCATGAGCGAAACAAAATCATCAATAAAACAATTTGTCACTTAAAAATAAGACAGTACATGAACTTAAAATGTAGGGTATGAAGAAGAGATTTTTAATGTAGAGTGGCGATATTTTGAGATTTTGAGGCTTTGAGTTTCTGGAGACACGTCTAAGGCGGCCATTCTAAAAGTATCTTGAAATATGACCTGTAGGGTAAGCCTTGAACCAAAACCAGACTAACTTGTAGGGTAAGCCTTGAACCAAAACCAGACTTTGGATTTGGTCTGGAAGGAGTGCATACACAAACTCTCTATTGTGATGAAATAGAAACTTTTTACTAACTTAATTAATTCAAAACAGATTTTTACAGTACATACAATATTTATAAAGGCACAAGTCTTGAGAGATATAAACATTACACTGTAAGTTTTATTTTAAAGTGGGGAGAAAAAAGCTACCAGTACTTTGAATGATGAAAAAATTAGTAATATCAGGAGTTACAGAAACTCTTTTACAAACTTTCTGCTAACTCAGACGATTTTTCTTTATGAACAAGAATATTGTTATCAACTATGAGCAGCCAAAGTAATAGCTATCTGACAGGCATACAATCTCAGTATATTTTAACACTATCATTGACATGACAGTTTAATGGTGaagagctgtaacttttgataattgacaGGTTGTTCGATATTACACATTTATTTTCTTGGTCTCCTCCCCAACAAAGGCAGATAGACAAAACAGCCTTGCCAGCACAACTCATTGTGTATAgcgtacagtgtttttgttgagaaatgaattctggtcacaatttgaattcacttgtcagcaGCAACAACACTGCACATTATGCAAATGCAAGCAGCGCCGACAAGTTGAACATACGGCTCGTCAACATGGttttgagagtagaacaagataaTGTCTTTTACAGATGGAATACATATACTGAAACATACACAAGAAATTACAGGTAATGGAGCTTTTTAAGAATATCACGTTTATTTTGAGAGTAGAGATGGCTTTCTCTTGAGTAACAAATCATGCTGCAGTGGCAACACAAACTTCTAGACTGCCTACGCATCACTTTATCAATGTGCATTTCTGTTATAACTTGCATAGAAGACCAAATTAAACAATGGAAAAAAGTTTGGTGAAGCATATGAGCCATTGATGGAAGTAAATACCAAAGTATTATGTTTGAAGGACTTGAAAGTGCTTCAACAATGACGCTAAAATGATAGGTACACACGGGTGAAGGCCTGATACAATTTATTGCCAGTTTTAATACAAGATCACACAAAAGCTTTCTGTTTTCAAATTACTGATGCATCACTGAACTATACTGGTGGCATAGTTACTGAGAGTGTACAGATCACCCATACCTATGGCCGAGTCTATAAATATTCCTCTTGCAAAAATATGCCTTCGTAGTATCTTGGCGTACAGGTGCAATCAGTTCTTCTAATCAGTATGAGAAATCGTCAAAGTATATTGAACCTTTCTTGCATTATTGGTTTCAAAACACACTGTGTACGGGACTTGAATTCAGGAAGTGTTTATATACAGACTGCGCATATTGCATGGAAACCGTTGCATAATGTAATAATTCAGGAAATATGTATTCCAATTGTCAATTAATATCTGCAACAGAACCGTGTAGCTGTAACAGCTCTATGATGTTGACTTGTCTGTTGCTAAGTGCTTGACTGAGCGCCGTATTGCCAAGAGAATCCCGCCTGTTCACACTAGCACCATGTTCTAATAAGACTTGAGCGGTGGACACGTGACCATGTTGCGATGCCACCATCAGTGGGGTaacctgtttttttttataaagaaAACACCCAAGTCAGCATCGATGCAAGTATCTCAGTAATCTCACTGGTtggcttgtttgtttgtcaacTTAACTTAGTTTAAACTCTCGCAACTGATTTATGAAACACAGAAGATAtagtataattttttttcacacaatgCAACTAGGGATCATAATAGTGCCTCATAGAGATACACACTTCACGTTTGAAGGGGAGGCATTCTGGGCTATGCCAGCAGTCACACTGACTGCTGGCTCTAATGATGATTAGCACTATATGGATTACTAGTTTTTCCCAGGCAACGTACATCATACACTTGCAAGGAAATCCTCAATTTTCAATCATGGCAACTATAAAGCCCCCAAATTCATCCATACAGCTCTATTTAGTTTACCCATGTTCCACTATAATTATTGATCAGGAATCTGTTATGATATGTAAGATGTTAAAATTCACCAAAAATAAAGTGATGACAGCTTAATGAGTCTTCTGTGTGAGTACAATTGCTGATATGCGGTATAATCTTGTTTGATTCAACATTTTCATCCCCTTCCCTGTACCAGGGTTCACCCATCCAATAGAAACAAATGAGGCTGTACAAAAGTCAAGGATGGCAGGGGTGGGGGGCTGGGGTGGTTAAAGGGTTTGTGTTAAGCATATAACATTCATTCGTCATGTGCAAATGTATACCGTTAATACATGCAATGATTTTACCTTGCTGGATTTGTTTGTAACGTCTGGCTTCATGTGGCAGTCGATCAGTAAATACCTGGCCACACTTGTTGCATCGTACTCCGCAGCTAAGTGTAATACTGTCTTATTACTATAAAACTTTCTGATGTCAAAGGTATTCTTGTCTTGCCATCTTTGAAACTGTTACGTTGAAAACAGATAAAAAAGTTAAACGGGGAATACTAGAGAAATATTCTCTTTCTTTACTGCGTCAAGGATCAGACATTTGTTTGGAAATATTATTTGGAAGGTTTTCTACATTGAATCATGTATAATGTCACAATATCAATGAAACCTGCAAAGGTAGTTCCTGTacataaatttgaaaacaagtcAAAATTCTGAGATTAACTCCTGAACATGATATATCATCTTTGCATTGTTTGCTTTTCCATGAAAAGAAGCATTTGATCTTCCAGACACAACTGATTCAACAACAGCTCTCTCATGTAATTGCTTGTCATGTTTGCGTTGTCAGGAAGTATTCAAACACTGTCCGGTGTATCACTATCAGTATGATGGTTCAAATTTCCGCATATACAATAGTGAAGTCCTCTTTGCAAATTCCTTTTAGAGTAATTGCCTTGGGTGttagagcaatttttttttaaactcaaacttgtacaataattttctggttttctacttttgggggctcattttggagCATGAGCAGCAATGAAGTTTTCAGTCTtgtcttttgtgaaaatcgaaaatttgatatttccccatagagttaacactgggtaCTGGTGCAAATTTGAGTTAGGTAAATTTACACACTCAGGTAAATTTACACATGTATAGACTGAGTTTAATAGATGAAAACTGCATCTCAACAAGTTTCTGGGAGTAGAAGAACCACTGTAGTTGAcactacaaacaaaaataatgctaataaaatcataaaaacttatacagctactggccctttaaatgcACACGCagggaaaaggagaaaactGCCCACCTGGTGTAAATCGTCAGATCTAATTGAAGCCAGTAACTCTGACCATTGGAAATCTGGATCACTAGGAGGTTGTGGTGTTGCTAATGAAGAAGAACTATGATCTCTGCCGTTCAGAGCAATGGCAAAGTTCCGACCACCACTCTGGAAGTCCCTTGAGCTCTGCAGGTCATTGGTGTCCGTATCAGTCAAAACCGATTCGGTTTCACGTTCATGGATGAAGACGCTGTCGTCTTCATTGTCCAGCGAGTAGGAATTACCAATGCTGTAGATCTCTACATCATCGTTGTGTCCATTGCGGAAGTCGTGGCTTCCATTGTTCATGGTATAATTGCCTGTATCAGAGGAGCTGGTCACCTTGTCCTGAGAGTCCTCTCTCTCACTCTTCCAATGACTGTCActcgtactcagagaaagctcTGCCTCGCTGAAACTTTCTTTCAGATCATCGCTGCTGCTTTTGACTTCTCCGTCGTTTTTctcattattgttgttgttgtagctCTCATCTATTTCTCTGTGCAGCTCTCTGCTGCATTTGACATCGATTCCTGCACCTACAGTTTTCTGTTGTCTGCCATCAGGGTCACTCGCCTCCTCAGGATCTGTGCCGCCATTGACAACCGGATCCTGTATCCCTAGCAACGAGTTTACTTCTCGGTCCCAGTCCTTGTCATCTTCCTCCTCTTCTGATAACGAGGCTTCGGTCACAGAAACCGTAGGAACTGATGATGAAACAAATAAGACACGCAGAACATAATTGAGTAGAAATCAGTATAGTATTGAGCCAGTTGCCTGTTATCATAGTTTGATTATTCATAGatgaattttaatttatttcactCAAAGGCTGACAGTTATTGATTGTTTAATATAGCTCCAGTAATGATTTTCTTACTGATAACCAGCTTTAGACAGAATTAAATGACCTGTAAGGCCGAACTAAATTAGTTATTAATACTAGTCTGTTACAGTTGATTCTTTTGATCTTGTCCAGTAAATCACATGTCTTGACCCAAGTGTCACTTCTTCATTACCATGTGCCCGCAAACCACTGTATGGGAGAAAAGTTATCTCCCACAAAAAGATAGAGATGTCAAAGGAATAAACTAATGTTCTGAAATCAGATGCCAGTAACAATTAATCAGCTCGCTATTCAAAGAGCTTTGACTCTCTCTTATATGGGTTACCGCGACCGATTAAAACAGGACATTATGCTAGTCAGCTTATCATGAAAATTCTCAGGATTTTGTGAGGAAAAGGTATGACCATGTTTGGCTGatgaatattaaatttttaaaactatAATAGAGAAAAGTATGAATGATCTGGGCTCTGGATGATTGACAGTGCCATGCATGGTGATGTgataaattttgatttcaatgaagGCCTTTTTTGTGTACCTCGAATATTGGGTCGTAATCAACACAACCTTCATCAGTAAAAGTGTAATGATCTTTTAGTGGTGACCTTTCGATTATACTCTGTCATGACAAGGGTAATTCCACATTGTTCAGCATGTATTTGATCACATGTACGCCTAATTGGCTTGGCACTCAtttgggatatctaatgatttGGGAAATTTCACGTAGCTACGCCAACCACTGGCTATAAAAACCTTTTTCCCCCAGAACACTAACTTTTAATGCAGTGGTAACTGTTGATCTACATTTTTTGTAGCAGTAGTTTTCAGTCTTTTAGTTGATGTTGTTTGCCAAGATAACCTGTTGGTTGGCCAAACTgaaaaatatgcatttcaatcATGTAACATACATTGTGGCTCCCATACATAGGGTAGCTAGGTTAGTCAGGAACTTAATTGTACTTTACCGGTAgttttttatgtgtaacataaaaaaaaagtttaaaattcaCTTGAAAGGTttgattttgagaatgatataCACGTAGCAATGTTTAGGGTAGTGGGCATTAAATGTAAACTGGGTTGGGTTACTGATAACAAATATACATTTCTGAGGCCTTATAGTTAGCATTGAAATAGGTTAAATCCAGAATTCCAATGGACCAtgcacggtacaaacaaaacatgtacataaatgcgcacagaaatacatgtatttccatacatGTTTGTAgacgtgggtttgtttgtaccgtcacATGATCTTTTGGGTAAACTGGGTCTGTAGAACACATGGTGTCCTTTGTATTCTGGAATAGAACCATTGCTCACAGATGTATTCTGGTCTACACACTATTCACTCGTCATAGTTGTGTTGAGAGACTGTGTAGTAGGTATCTATATTAGCTGATACCatcaaacaaagaaaatgaaaaatcattgaaagttacagttactgtgGCTGCTCTTTCAAGTTACACTTGCTCACAAAAAATGTTAGCAGTATAAAAGGTTCCATTAAGTCTTATGACTGAGGGACAGTCTGTCTGATCATTGAGGATATTTTACCTTGTGAATGCGCTGCTAGTCTTTCTCTACCATGTTCCTTCTGCATGACGATGTCCCCATGCTCCACTGCTTCGTAGAAAACTCTCTTGCGAGCTGCGAGATGGCTTCTCTCCCCTTCATTCAGCTGGAATATTCTACCTTCTACGACAGGTGCCAGTCGGCTGGCCTGGCTTTCAATCATCCGGATGCTGGAAGTCTGCGTCAAACTAGCCCTCCTGATGAAGGAACAAAATATGGTCATTTCTATTGTGTATGGTGTTAACGTGAAAAATCCTGCAGTCTTGCACATTTGTGCCATGCATCTGTATATCGTAAAGGTATGATCATGTATaagttattttcacattttatggtGACAGGAAGCTTTAAAGGGTAATAACATTTATGATGTGGATTTGACTCACTGCTTGCTGGCGTATACTATAGTCCCAAATTATATACATCTACAGATCCAATAAAtacagaaagatgaaaatactCTCTGGCATGTTTCGATTTAAATTACTGTTTTAGGGTGCAGAAAAGGTAGAGGATAAATAAAAAGTGAATTACTTGAATTCAAAAGCAGCCcttttttgtgactttttataCTAAAATATTTCAGCTGATGATGAGCTGTAAGTAATGTAATTATACGTTATGATATGTGTAATGTTACTTCAAAGATTACAGTACAGGGTTATCGAGGTGATCTAAACTTTTGCTGACAATCACGATACATAGTACGTGACTTGCAGATCAAAAACCCAATTGAAAACCAAGGGTTATCGCTTCAACTTCCATAAAAATCATGCTTTGCATCATTACATATCTTGATGATCAGTGTACGATACTGTAAATTGTGCATTCTTAGAAAACGTATCATTTCGCTTGGGTGATTCACTATTGAGTTTAATCATGGCAGAGCAATTTCACTGAGAAATGTTGTTCATCGTTAATGTTTGTGAAACATCTGACCTCGGAAATATGTCAAATCTTCAACATACTTTTGAGTTAGGAAATCAGCAATCTTACTTTATGATAGATGTTCCGAAAGTAATGATATATTGTTTCATTATAAAAGTATAATAAACCCTCCTAATGGGGAATTATATCATAGCTTAAATTGCTATGCACTGTCTTTAGCAAACATTAAAAGGTAGAAGAATTagtctcagggacagatattcagactcaaatttttccaagacttttctgatctaccgccaATAGGCTCTCATTTTATATAAAGCTCTGGGAGCAAAACAAATTCACCATCTTAAGTTTTTTGAAaaccgaaaattttatttccatcacaaagttaacacagggatggcagcaattttgaatttcaactattgCTAAATGTtccgtaatttgtttctctagtaccagacTGTGTGCGTTGACCCCTGGTTGGATTTTTTGAaagcttcattgaggaaagtttgggcaagcctttcacttttgaggcgcgtaTGTACGTACATTAACAGAACCAAATCACATCTTTTCCTCCCCCATTGCTTTCTCAGTTAAACGTACGGTATGTACGGCACAAGACGAGATAGAGCATTAAAACACAGAAGGTATAGGACGCCATAAAATCCAATGAAAGATAAGAATCATTTTGCCTACCTTGCAAGCCCAATGAGACTCTGCCTATGTCCTGACTTGCATGGTTTTAATCCTTTCAACATCTGAATGGAGTTGAAGTGATTCTGCACAATTGTACTGAGGATGGGACCTTCTTCCTCATTGACCATGCGTTTGCAGTTCTTGAACATGGAGTAACCGTCCTTACCCTGAGCTACGTAGGCTTTTGTACACAGCCTGTACTTCTGGAAATCCAGAGTTACCAAATGACATCAGCGATATACAAACTTAAATATGAACACATCTCATAAATTATAACACATACTTCTGTCAGATGAGTTGTGAAAAAATggaacttttaaaaaaaattgaaaaacatggcAGCCACAGTTATATGATTTTGTACCATATTGTTTCTTTGTAATtgggtaattttctttttttacttagtgaacataaaaacaaaatagttttCTACATGAGCTCACAGACAATCATTTGATTTACTGAATCAAATGTACATTTACCATTCCCCATCTGCAAAAAATGGTCCTGGGGTCATCACTGTCGAAAAGTTTCTGAAATTTCCATTATGCTAACTGATGcaagtaaaattttgattttctccTACATCTACTCTACAGTACATATGACTTTTGAAAGTAAATGTGAGTCCTAGTGACTTTTAAGGGGATGGTGCGTCAAATTTCTATGTCAGTTAAGGGGGCACTacacccaacacagcatattttgctcaaaaatcactttttgcaaatattctttcaattttgattgatttaaccCAAGGTTATAAAATTGGTTGGGTTCatcttttagcttgtcaagcagtcataagctgcatgataaagaagtgttaatttatgcaaatgtatgcaaatcacccgatttccgagcttctcttttctcccaatttcaagatttccaaagaatttaactccactctggctgggtcaaattttctgaattttcacattatgttatttaaatgctatataacaaatgactattttgtttggcaataaagtgcttacattttgaataagaggcattttaat
Proteins encoded in this window:
- the LOC139147968 gene encoding uncharacterized protein is translated as MGCSASQDAKLRWNGYNESLSTLDRKTSSRRKLSAEIRAMYTTFSPEVITILHFNDVYNIEPGEEEPVGGASRFATVIKELQHVNPLLLFSGDCLNPSIMSNVTRGRQMVPILNTLRVHAAVYGNHDFDFGVDELNDIVMETNFPWLMSNVIDNLTEEPLADGLVKHIIEWSGKKLGIIGLVEEEWLVTLATIDRADLTYLDYVSHGRRLARELKQQGADYVIALTHMRWPNDIRLAQKVDEIDLILGGHDHDYEVRRINGKPIVKSGTDFRTMTRVTIEFALNAISVCTEKVNVTSDYDEDEEIKEIVDAFQEIVAKEIEGTLGYLEEELDGRFASIRTGERNLGNFVTDIMLQATKADVALLNSGTFRSNRIHPVGEFKKKDLMQILPLVDSLVVLEVTGKEILEALENGVSQYPKLEGRFPQVAAIRFGFDPNAEPGDRVDPFTVIIEGEHLLPNKKYRLCTKAYVAQGKDGYSMFKNCKRMVNEEEGPILSTIVQNHFNSIQMLKGLKPCKSGHRQSLIGLARRASLTQTSSIRMIESQASRLAPVVEGRIFQLNEGERSHLAARKRVFYEAVEHGDIVMQKEHGRERLAAHSQVPTVSVTEASLSEEEEDDKDWDREVNSLLGIQDPVVNGGTDPEEASDPDGRQQKTVGAGIDVKCSRELHREIDESYNNNNNEKNDGEVKSSSDDLKESFSEAELSLSTSDSHWKSEREDSQDKVTSSSDTGNYTMNNGSHDFRNGHNDDVEIYSIGNSYSLDNEDDSVFIHERETESVLTDTDTNDLQSSRDFQSGGRNFAIALNGRDHSSSSLATPQPPSDPDFQWSELLASIRSDDLHQFQRWQDKNTFDIRKFYSNKTVLHLAAEYDATSVARYLLIDCHMKPDVTNKSSKVTPLMVASQHGHVSTAQVLLEHGASVNRRDSLGNTALSQALSNRQVNIIELLQLHGSVADIN